A genome region from Coffea arabica cultivar ET-39 chromosome 7e, Coffea Arabica ET-39 HiFi, whole genome shotgun sequence includes the following:
- the LOC113722959 gene encoding glycerol-3-phosphate dehydrogenase [NAD(+)] — MAREQLAIEEETPQAAAADNNGVAFHDAGASNKSKVTVVGSGNWGSVAAKLIASNALKLPSFHDEVRMWVFEETLSNGEKLSEVINQTNENVKYLPGVKLGKNVVADPDLEHAVRDANMLVFVTPHQFMEGICKRLVGKIKKEAEAISLIKGMEVKMEGPCMISTLISEKLGINCCVLMGANIANEIAEEKFSEATVGYRGNKEIADRWVQLFNHPYFIVSAVQDVEGVELCGTLKNVVAIAAGFVDGLEMGNNTKAAIMRIGLREMKAFSKLLFSSVNDSTFFESCGVADIITTCLGGRNRKCAEAFARHGGKRTFDELEAEMLQGQKLQGVSTAKEVYEVLRHRGWLELFPLFTTVHEICSGRLPPSAIVETVK; from the exons ATGGCCCGGGAGCAGCTGGCGATTGAGGAAGAGACACCACAAGCTGCTGCAGCCGACAACAACGGTGTAGCATTTCATGACGCTGGGGCCTCCAACAAATCCAAGGTCACGGTTGTGGGCAGTGGCAATTGGGGTAGCGTTGCAGCCAAGCTCATTGCCTCCAACGCCCTCAAGCTCCCTTCTTTCCACG ATGAAGTGAGGATGTGGGTTTTCGAGGAGACATTGTCTAACGGTGAAAAACTATCAGAGGTCATCAACCAAACCAAT GAGAATGTTAAATATCTTCCTGGGGTAAAGCTTGGCAAAAATGTTGTGGCAGACCCTGACCTTGAACACGCAG TAAGAGATGCAAACATGTTAGTATTTGTGACTCCTCATCAGTTCATGGAGGGCATATGCAAAAGGCTAGTTGGGAAGATTAAAAAGGAAGCTGAGGCGATTTCACTGATCAAAGGAATGGAAGTCAAGATGGAAGGTCCCTGCATGATCTCTACCCTCATCTCCGAAAAGCTTGGAATCAATTGTTGTGTACTAATGGGGGCAAATATTGCTAACGAG ATTGCAGAGGAGAAGTTCAGTGAGGCTACAGTTGGATacagaggaaacaaagaaattgcagaCAGATGGGTTCAGCTCTTCAACCATCCTTACTTTATCGTCTCAGCA GTTCAAGATGTAGAAGGAGTTGAACTGTGTGGAACCCTTAAAAATGTAGTCGCAATAGcagcag GATTTGTGGACGGTTTAGAGATGGGAAACAATACAAAG GCTGCGATAATGAGAATTGGCTTGAGAGAAATGAAGGCCTTCTCCAAGTTACTATTCTCGTCTGTTAACGACAGTACATTTTTTGAGAGCTGTGGTGTGGCAGACATCATAACCACTTGCT TAGGTGGAAGGAATAGGAAATGTGCTGAGGCTTTTGCTAGACATGGCGGGAAAAG GACTTTTGACGAGCTTGAAGCTGAGATGTTACAGGGTCAAAAACTACAG GGCGTCTCAACAGCAAAAGAGGTTTACGAGGTATTGAGGCACCGGGGATGGTTAGAGTTATTCCCACTTTTCACGACCGTGCACGAGATTTGCAGTGGCCGCCTCCCACCATCAGCCATAGTCGAGACAGTGAAGTGA
- the LOC113722958 gene encoding mitochondrial inner membrane protease ATP23 isoform X3 has protein sequence MEEGPNLQAAGSLSSTTRGGGLTEKECEDMIQRSLRTPMVKFLKEQMEKSGCRFGDNFIRAVHCDKQIAGGYVRGEGIMVCSNHMNIQDEVNQVVIHELIHAYDDCRAANLDWTNCAHHACSEIRAGHLSGDCHYKREFLRGFMKVRGHEQVSVCWAFDSWKFLCPFSKKQAFPLFS, from the exons ATGGAAGAGGGGCCCAATCTGCAAGCTGCCGGCTCATTATCGTCGACCACTCGCGGCGGAGGCCTTACGGAGAAGGAATGCGAAGACATGATACAAAGAAGCCTcagaa CGCCGATGGTGAAATTCCTGAAAGAGCAAATGGAGAAATCAGGATGTAGGTTCGGGGACAACTTCATACGGGCTGTCCATTGTGATAAGCAGATCGCTGGCGGTTACGTTCGTGGCGAAGGG ataatGGTATGTAGTAATCACATGAACATTCAAGATGAGGTGAACCAAGTGGTGATCCATGAGCTGATTCATGCATATGATGACTGTCGAGCTGCTAACTTGGACTGGACTAATTGTGCTCACCATGCTTGCAGTGAG ATTCGTGCTGGCCATCTCAGTGGTGATTGTCACTACAAGCGTGAGTTTCTACGGGGTTTTATGAAGGTACGAGGTCATGAACAG GTTTCGGTTTGCTGggcttttgatagttggaagTTCTTATGTCCATTTTCGAAGAAACAAGCCTTTCCCCTATTCTCATGA
- the LOC113722958 gene encoding mitochondrial inner membrane protease ATP23 isoform X2, with product MEEGPNLQAAGSLSSTTRGGGLTEKECEDMIQRSLRTPMVKFLKEQMEKSGCRFGDNFIRAVHCDKQIAGGYVRGEGIMVCSNHMNIQDEVNQVVIHELIHAYDDCRAANLDWTNCAHHACSEIRAGHLSGDCHYKREFLRGFMKDCVRRRVMKSVMANPYCSEAAAKDAMEAVWDVCYNDTKPFDRAP from the exons ATGGAAGAGGGGCCCAATCTGCAAGCTGCCGGCTCATTATCGTCGACCACTCGCGGCGGAGGCCTTACGGAGAAGGAATGCGAAGACATGATACAAAGAAGCCTcagaa CGCCGATGGTGAAATTCCTGAAAGAGCAAATGGAGAAATCAGGATGTAGGTTCGGGGACAACTTCATACGGGCTGTCCATTGTGATAAGCAGATCGCTGGCGGTTACGTTCGTGGCGAAGGG ataatGGTATGTAGTAATCACATGAACATTCAAGATGAGGTGAACCAAGTGGTGATCCATGAGCTGATTCATGCATATGATGACTGTCGAGCTGCTAACTTGGACTGGACTAATTGTGCTCACCATGCTTGCAGTGAG ATTCGTGCTGGCCATCTCAGTGGTGATTGTCACTACAAGCGTGAGTTTCTACGGGGTTTTATGAAG GATTGTGTGAGACGAAGAGTAATGAAATCTGTGATGGCTAATCCATATTGCTCCGAAGCGGCTGCTAAAGATGCCATGGAAGCTGTTTGGGATGTTTGTTACAACGACACTAAGCCGTTTGACAGAGCTCCTTGA
- the LOC113722964 gene encoding uncharacterized protein isoform X1 — MLNLRQNPNHFNSSFPSNPRGDLFSVQTSSSTILLIFKCNASLEENNNQIKQSSSVAAGKIRRLVLTQQGRTKLNPKPDPDFYAYPRFVTHVDRNFISILTNLYRNVLKPESEILDLMSSWVSHLPPEVKYKKVVGHGLNAVELARNPRLDYFFVKDLNREQELQFESCSFDAVLCAVSVQYLQQPEKVLHFQVFAEVFRVLRPGGVFIASFSNRLFYEKAISAWRDGTSYGRVQLVVQYFQSVEGFTQPQVIRKLPTHTLQEKQSAPFGWIMNLVGLVSGSDPFYAVLAHKNFKPIHE; from the exons ATGCTTAACCTCCGCCAAAACCCCAACCACTTCAATTCGTCTTTTCCCAGCAACCCCCGAGGCGACCTCTTTTCTGTTCAAACAAGTAGCAGTACAATATTATTGATTTTCAAATGTAATGCCAGTCTTGAGGAAAAtaataaccaaataaaacaaTCATCATCAGTAGCAGCAGGCAAAATTAGGCGCCTAGTTCTGACTCAACAAGGCAGAACCAAACTCAACCCCAAACCTGATCCAGATTTTTACGCCTACCCACGTTTTGTTACCCACGTGGATCGTAATTTCATCTCCATCCTGACCAATCTTTACAGGAATGTTTTGAAGCCCGAGTCAGAGATTCTTGACCTCATGAGCTCTTGGGTCAGCCATTTGCCCCCGGAGGTCAAGTACAAGAAAGTGGTCGGACATGGGCTCAATGCTGTGGAGCTTGCCAGAAACCCCAGGCTGGATTATTTCTTTGTGAAGGACCTTAATCGGGAGCAGGAGCTCCAATTCGAGAGTTGCAGTTTTGATGCAGTGTTATGCGCTGTCAGCGTTCAATACCTTCAGCAGCCTGAGAAG GTGTtgcattttcaggtgtttgcaGAAGTATTTCGAGTGCTAAGACCCGGAGGAGTCTTTATTGCGAGCTTTAGCAATCGACTATTCTATGAAAAGGCAATTAGCGCCTGGAGAGACGGGACCTCCTACGGCCGTGTTCAACTGGTGGTGCAATATTTCCAAAGCGtggagggattcacccaaccaCAGGTGATTCGCAAGTTACCAACTCATACCCTGCAAGAGAAGCAATCGGCCCCCTTCGGTTGGATCATGAATTTAGTGGGATTAGTTTCGGGTTCCGATCCCTTCTATGCAGTACTAGCTCACAAGAACTTCAAACCTATACATGAATGA
- the LOC113722964 gene encoding uncharacterized protein isoform X2: protein MLNLRQNPNHFNSSFPSNPRGDLFSVQTSSSTILLIFKCNASLEENNNQIKQSSSVAAGKIRRLVLTQQGRTKLNPKPDPDFYAYPRFVTHVDRNFISILTNLYRNVLKPESEILDLMSSWVSHLPPEVKYKKVVGHGLNAVELARNPRLDYFFVKDLNREQELQFESCSFDAVLCAVSVQYLQQPEKVFAEVFRVLRPGGVFIASFSNRLFYEKAISAWRDGTSYGRVQLVVQYFQSVEGFTQPQVIRKLPTHTLQEKQSAPFGWIMNLVGLVSGSDPFYAVLAHKNFKPIHE, encoded by the exons ATGCTTAACCTCCGCCAAAACCCCAACCACTTCAATTCGTCTTTTCCCAGCAACCCCCGAGGCGACCTCTTTTCTGTTCAAACAAGTAGCAGTACAATATTATTGATTTTCAAATGTAATGCCAGTCTTGAGGAAAAtaataaccaaataaaacaaTCATCATCAGTAGCAGCAGGCAAAATTAGGCGCCTAGTTCTGACTCAACAAGGCAGAACCAAACTCAACCCCAAACCTGATCCAGATTTTTACGCCTACCCACGTTTTGTTACCCACGTGGATCGTAATTTCATCTCCATCCTGACCAATCTTTACAGGAATGTTTTGAAGCCCGAGTCAGAGATTCTTGACCTCATGAGCTCTTGGGTCAGCCATTTGCCCCCGGAGGTCAAGTACAAGAAAGTGGTCGGACATGGGCTCAATGCTGTGGAGCTTGCCAGAAACCCCAGGCTGGATTATTTCTTTGTGAAGGACCTTAATCGGGAGCAGGAGCTCCAATTCGAGAGTTGCAGTTTTGATGCAGTGTTATGCGCTGTCAGCGTTCAATACCTTCAGCAGCCTGAGAAG gtgtttgcaGAAGTATTTCGAGTGCTAAGACCCGGAGGAGTCTTTATTGCGAGCTTTAGCAATCGACTATTCTATGAAAAGGCAATTAGCGCCTGGAGAGACGGGACCTCCTACGGCCGTGTTCAACTGGTGGTGCAATATTTCCAAAGCGtggagggattcacccaaccaCAGGTGATTCGCAAGTTACCAACTCATACCCTGCAAGAGAAGCAATCGGCCCCCTTCGGTTGGATCATGAATTTAGTGGGATTAGTTTCGGGTTCCGATCCCTTCTATGCAGTACTAGCTCACAAGAACTTCAAACCTATACATGAATGA
- the LOC113722963 gene encoding uncharacterized protein isoform X1, which produces MSETSRGLGAPAENNMLGPDFFAFYMRELADLVSEEENLLAFFPESLDLVRNIPGVAGEDSLTENRLDGCNFKQSIKPTDSAPLFSDAIGSQLSDFRKERLKSLARRSLLTFTKEVDEMLIPILRICRTQSLLRYKESILSLPDTSNVANEEFNPQKKQEVSASCLIDDDLRRLLEHDSTKVEEVMKRHADELFKTIGYMEQKLEEFLDLLMSNCRLMTLTEKQELRKLIKNLPPRNMERIVEIIRRSRPSAKCSCDEIHVDLEEESKETLWRLYYYVEAVANARKLCEAQ; this is translated from the exons ATGTCAGAAACTTCTAGGGGTTTGGGTGCTCCAGCTGAAAACAATATGTTAGGACCAGATTTCTTTGCTTTTTATATGCGTGAGTTAGCAGATTTGGTATCAGAGGAGGAGAATTTGCTGGCTTTCTTTCCAGAAAGTTTGGACCTAGTGAGAAACATTCCCGGGGTTGCTGGAGAAGACAGTTTAACCGAGAATAGGCTGGACGGCTGCAATTTCAAACAGAGCATTAAACCTACTGACTCTGCTCCCTTATTTTCTGATGCTATTGGATCTCAGCTTTCAGATTTCCGGAAAGAAAGATTGAAGTCACTGGCTCGCAGAAGTCTCTTAACCTTTACAAAAGAAGTTGATGAG ATGTTAATTCCTATACTTCGTATATGTCGGACGCAATCTTTGCTGAGATACAAAGAGAGCATATTGAGCCTTCCTGATACTTCAAATGTGGCTAATGAAGAGTTTAATCCTCAAAAGAAGCAAGAAGTGTCAGCTTCCTGTCTC ATTGATGATGATTTGCGACGACTCCTGGAGCATGATAGCACAAAAGTTGAGGAGGTGATGAAGAGGCACGCTGATGAACTCTTCAAAACG ATTGGATACATGGAGCAGAAACTTGAAGAATTTCTTGATCTTTTGATGTCAAACTGCAG GTTAATGACCCTGACAGAGAAGCAAGAGCTTCGGAAGTTGATCAAGAATCTACCCCCAAGAAACATGGAGCGCATCGTGGAAATTATCCGACGTAGTAGACCATCAGCGAAATGTTCATGTGACGAGATACACGTGGATTTAGAAGAAGAG AGCAAGGAAACACTGTGGAGATTGTATTACTACGTGGAAGCTGTTGCGAATGCTAGGAAGCTTTGCGAGGCTCAATGA
- the LOC113722960 gene encoding uncharacterized protein isoform X1, with the protein MGGVTSSMAAKFAFFPPNPPSYKLLTDDVTGLLLLTPFPHRENVEVLKLPTRKGTEIVAIYVRHPVATSTLLYSHGNAADLGQMYELFIELSIHLRVNLLGYDYSGYGQSSGKVCQIKCVRIIFYSLTLLKGRINSVDLLRDTVINLFASSCLQPSEQHTYADIEAAYKCLEESYGTKQEDVILYGQSVGSGPTLDLAARLPRLRAVVLHSPILSGLRVMYPVKRSYWFDIYKNIDKIPLVTCPVLIIHGTADEVVDFSHGKQLWELCKEKYEPLWIKGGNHCDLELYPEYIRHLKKFVATVERSPSQRISSRKSTDQFEPSRKSTDVFEASRKSTDRREKPRHSTDRPEKLKNQSNNADKLEKLRISFDQLERSRRSVDCIEKSRKSIDHQLERGRKSVDRLDRIRTG; encoded by the exons ATGGGTGGGGTGACATCATCCATGGCGGCCAAGTTCGCCTTTTTCCCCCCCAACCCACCCTCCTACAAGCTCCTCACCGACGACGTTACCGGGTTGCTCCTCCTCACCCCTTTTCCCCACAGGGAGAACGTGGAGGTCCTCAAACTTCCCACCCGTAAAGGGACCGAGATAGTCGCCATTTACGTTAGGCATCCCGTGGCCACCTCCACCCTTCTTTACTCCCACGGCAACGCCGCCGATCTGGGCCAGATGTATGAGCTTTTCATTGAATTAAGCATCCACTTGCGTGTCAATCTCTTGGG GTATGACTACTCTGGTTATGGACAGTCATCAGGAAAGGTTTGTCAGATCAAATGCGTCAGGATAATCTTTTACTCATTAACATTGTTAAAGGGTAGGATAAACAGTGTCGATCTCCTTAGAGACACAGTAATTAATCTTTTTGCGTCTTCCTGTTTACAGCCTAGTGAGCAGCATACTTATGCAGATATTGAAGCTGCATACAAGTGTCTTGAAGAGAGTTATGGCACCAAGCAAGAAGACGTTATCCTTTATGGACAGTCTGTTGGGAGTGGTCCTACTTTGGACCTTGCAGCTCGCTTGCCTCGGTTAAGAGCTGTTGTTCTGCATAGTCCCATTCTATCAGGCTTAAGAGTAATGTATCCTGTAAAACGTTCATATTGGTTTGATATCTACAAG AACATTGACAAAATTCCACTGGTTACCTGTCCTGTACTTATCATTCAC GGAACTGCAGATGAAGTAGTTGATTTTTCACATGGTAAGCAGCTATGGGAGCTCTGCAAGGAGAAATATGAACCGCTGTGGATTAAAGGAGGGAACCACTGTGATTTAGAGCTATATCCGGAATATATCAGGCATCTCAAGAAATTCGTTGCAACTGTAGAGAGATCCCCATCACAGAGGATCAGTTCCAGGAAAAGCACGGACCAGTTCGAACCATCTAGGAAAAGCACGGATGTATTCGAGGCTTCAAGGAAGAGCACTGACAGGAGGGAAAAACCTAGGCACAGTACAGACCGGCCAGAGAAATTGAAAAATCAGTCAAATAACGCTGACAAACTTGAAAAATTGAGGATCTCCTTCGACCAACTGGAAAGATCTCGGAGAAGTGTAGATTGCATCGAGAAGTCCAGGAAAAGCATCGATCATCAATTGGAAAGGGGTCGGAAGAGTGTCGATAGGTTAGATAGAATAAGAACAGGTTAA
- the LOC113722958 gene encoding mitochondrial inner membrane protease ATP23 isoform X4: MEEGPNLQAAGSLSSTTRGGGLTEKECEDMIQRSLRTPMVKFLKEQMEKSGCRFGDNFIRAVHCDKQIAGGYVRGEGIMVCSNHMNIQDEVNQVVIHELIHAYDDCRAANLDWTNCAHHACSEIRAGHLSGDCHYKREFLRGFMKVSVCWAFDSWKFLCPFSKKQAFPLFS; the protein is encoded by the exons ATGGAAGAGGGGCCCAATCTGCAAGCTGCCGGCTCATTATCGTCGACCACTCGCGGCGGAGGCCTTACGGAGAAGGAATGCGAAGACATGATACAAAGAAGCCTcagaa CGCCGATGGTGAAATTCCTGAAAGAGCAAATGGAGAAATCAGGATGTAGGTTCGGGGACAACTTCATACGGGCTGTCCATTGTGATAAGCAGATCGCTGGCGGTTACGTTCGTGGCGAAGGG ataatGGTATGTAGTAATCACATGAACATTCAAGATGAGGTGAACCAAGTGGTGATCCATGAGCTGATTCATGCATATGATGACTGTCGAGCTGCTAACTTGGACTGGACTAATTGTGCTCACCATGCTTGCAGTGAG ATTCGTGCTGGCCATCTCAGTGGTGATTGTCACTACAAGCGTGAGTTTCTACGGGGTTTTATGAAG GTTTCGGTTTGCTGggcttttgatagttggaagTTCTTATGTCCATTTTCGAAGAAACAAGCCTTTCCCCTATTCTCATGA
- the LOC113722963 gene encoding uncharacterized protein isoform X2 — protein sequence MSETSRGLGAPAENNMLGPDFFAFYMRELADLVSEEENLLAFFPESLDLVRNIPGVAGEDSLTENRLDGCNFKQSIKPTDSAPLFSDAIGSQLSDFRKERLKSLARRSLLTFTKEVDEMLIPILRICRTQSLLRYKESILSLPDTSNVANEEFNPQKKQEVSASCLIDDDLRRLLEHDSTKVEEVMKRHADELFKTIGYMEQKLEEFLDLLMSNCRLMTLTEKQELRKLIKNLPPRNMERIVEIIRRSRPSAKCSCDEIHVDLEEEDFFQFD from the exons ATGTCAGAAACTTCTAGGGGTTTGGGTGCTCCAGCTGAAAACAATATGTTAGGACCAGATTTCTTTGCTTTTTATATGCGTGAGTTAGCAGATTTGGTATCAGAGGAGGAGAATTTGCTGGCTTTCTTTCCAGAAAGTTTGGACCTAGTGAGAAACATTCCCGGGGTTGCTGGAGAAGACAGTTTAACCGAGAATAGGCTGGACGGCTGCAATTTCAAACAGAGCATTAAACCTACTGACTCTGCTCCCTTATTTTCTGATGCTATTGGATCTCAGCTTTCAGATTTCCGGAAAGAAAGATTGAAGTCACTGGCTCGCAGAAGTCTCTTAACCTTTACAAAAGAAGTTGATGAG ATGTTAATTCCTATACTTCGTATATGTCGGACGCAATCTTTGCTGAGATACAAAGAGAGCATATTGAGCCTTCCTGATACTTCAAATGTGGCTAATGAAGAGTTTAATCCTCAAAAGAAGCAAGAAGTGTCAGCTTCCTGTCTC ATTGATGATGATTTGCGACGACTCCTGGAGCATGATAGCACAAAAGTTGAGGAGGTGATGAAGAGGCACGCTGATGAACTCTTCAAAACG ATTGGATACATGGAGCAGAAACTTGAAGAATTTCTTGATCTTTTGATGTCAAACTGCAG GTTAATGACCCTGACAGAGAAGCAAGAGCTTCGGAAGTTGATCAAGAATCTACCCCCAAGAAACATGGAGCGCATCGTGGAAATTATCCGACGTAGTAGACCATCAGCGAAATGTTCATGTGACGAGATACACGTGGATTTAGAAGAAGAG GATTTCTTCCAGTTTGATTAA
- the LOC113722960 gene encoding uncharacterized protein isoform X2 — MGGVTSSMAAKFAFFPPNPPSYKLLTDDVTGLLLLTPFPHRENVEVLKLPTRKGTEIVAIYVRHPVATSTLLYSHGNAADLGQMYELFIELSIHLRVNLLGYDYSGYGQSSGKPSEQHTYADIEAAYKCLEESYGTKQEDVILYGQSVGSGPTLDLAARLPRLRAVVLHSPILSGLRVMYPVKRSYWFDIYKNIDKIPLVTCPVLIIHGTADEVVDFSHGKQLWELCKEKYEPLWIKGGNHCDLELYPEYIRHLKKFVATVERSPSQRISSRKSTDQFEPSRKSTDVFEASRKSTDRREKPRHSTDRPEKLKNQSNNADKLEKLRISFDQLERSRRSVDCIEKSRKSIDHQLERGRKSVDRLDRIRTG; from the exons ATGGGTGGGGTGACATCATCCATGGCGGCCAAGTTCGCCTTTTTCCCCCCCAACCCACCCTCCTACAAGCTCCTCACCGACGACGTTACCGGGTTGCTCCTCCTCACCCCTTTTCCCCACAGGGAGAACGTGGAGGTCCTCAAACTTCCCACCCGTAAAGGGACCGAGATAGTCGCCATTTACGTTAGGCATCCCGTGGCCACCTCCACCCTTCTTTACTCCCACGGCAACGCCGCCGATCTGGGCCAGATGTATGAGCTTTTCATTGAATTAAGCATCCACTTGCGTGTCAATCTCTTGGG GTATGACTACTCTGGTTATGGACAGTCATCAGGAAAG CCTAGTGAGCAGCATACTTATGCAGATATTGAAGCTGCATACAAGTGTCTTGAAGAGAGTTATGGCACCAAGCAAGAAGACGTTATCCTTTATGGACAGTCTGTTGGGAGTGGTCCTACTTTGGACCTTGCAGCTCGCTTGCCTCGGTTAAGAGCTGTTGTTCTGCATAGTCCCATTCTATCAGGCTTAAGAGTAATGTATCCTGTAAAACGTTCATATTGGTTTGATATCTACAAG AACATTGACAAAATTCCACTGGTTACCTGTCCTGTACTTATCATTCAC GGAACTGCAGATGAAGTAGTTGATTTTTCACATGGTAAGCAGCTATGGGAGCTCTGCAAGGAGAAATATGAACCGCTGTGGATTAAAGGAGGGAACCACTGTGATTTAGAGCTATATCCGGAATATATCAGGCATCTCAAGAAATTCGTTGCAACTGTAGAGAGATCCCCATCACAGAGGATCAGTTCCAGGAAAAGCACGGACCAGTTCGAACCATCTAGGAAAAGCACGGATGTATTCGAGGCTTCAAGGAAGAGCACTGACAGGAGGGAAAAACCTAGGCACAGTACAGACCGGCCAGAGAAATTGAAAAATCAGTCAAATAACGCTGACAAACTTGAAAAATTGAGGATCTCCTTCGACCAACTGGAAAGATCTCGGAGAAGTGTAGATTGCATCGAGAAGTCCAGGAAAAGCATCGATCATCAATTGGAAAGGGGTCGGAAGAGTGTCGATAGGTTAGATAGAATAAGAACAGGTTAA
- the LOC113722958 gene encoding mitochondrial inner membrane protease ATP23 isoform X1 — protein MEEGPNLQAAGSLSSTTRGGGLTEKECEDMIQRSLRTPMVKFLKEQMEKSGCRFGDNFIRAVHCDKQIAGGYVRGEGIMVCSNHMNIQDEVNQVVIHELIHAYDDCRAANLDWTNCAHHACSEIRAGHLSGDCHYKREFLRGFMKVRGHEQDCVRRRVMKSVMANPYCSEAAAKDAMEAVWDVCYNDTKPFDRAP, from the exons ATGGAAGAGGGGCCCAATCTGCAAGCTGCCGGCTCATTATCGTCGACCACTCGCGGCGGAGGCCTTACGGAGAAGGAATGCGAAGACATGATACAAAGAAGCCTcagaa CGCCGATGGTGAAATTCCTGAAAGAGCAAATGGAGAAATCAGGATGTAGGTTCGGGGACAACTTCATACGGGCTGTCCATTGTGATAAGCAGATCGCTGGCGGTTACGTTCGTGGCGAAGGG ataatGGTATGTAGTAATCACATGAACATTCAAGATGAGGTGAACCAAGTGGTGATCCATGAGCTGATTCATGCATATGATGACTGTCGAGCTGCTAACTTGGACTGGACTAATTGTGCTCACCATGCTTGCAGTGAG ATTCGTGCTGGCCATCTCAGTGGTGATTGTCACTACAAGCGTGAGTTTCTACGGGGTTTTATGAAGGTACGAGGTCATGAACAG GATTGTGTGAGACGAAGAGTAATGAAATCTGTGATGGCTAATCCATATTGCTCCGAAGCGGCTGCTAAAGATGCCATGGAAGCTGTTTGGGATGTTTGTTACAACGACACTAAGCCGTTTGACAGAGCTCCTTGA